One Mycolicibacterium rufum genomic window, CATAGGTGTTCCACGGCGTGGCCTGGGCGCGGTCGCCGTCGGTGGTGGCGACCTCGATGCGATCCAGCGCGTAGTTCACCGTGGAGTCGAACTCCAGCGTGCGATTCTCGGCCAGCCGGTTGTAGATGACCCGCGCGACCTTGGAGAAGTCCTGCGGCTTGGCTTCGCGCTGCACCAGCGAGGCGACCGTGAGGATCTGGTAGGGCGACATGTTCAGCGACTGGGCGGTGGTCAGCAGACCGCCGCGTTCGTACTGGCCGGCGCTGGCGGAGATCAGCGTCGACAGGATGTCCTGCGGCGTGCCCGACGGATCGATGTTCCACGTCCCGGGCGCAATCAGCCCTTCCAGGCGGCGGTGGTCGGCGCCCAGCGCCGTCACGGGGCCGGTCGCCCACTGCGGCACGCCGAGCGCCGCCGGGGTCGCGGCGCCCGCGGCGGCCCGCAGGTCCTGGGCGGACACGCAGCGGCGGTCACCGTCGAGGTCGACGCAGCTGGCCTTCGAGATCAGCGCGAAGATGCCGTCGGTGACGGCGTTGGTCTTGACGTCGGACACGTCGTCGAGCTGGCGGCCCTCGGGGATGACGAGCTTGCCCACCCGGTTCCCGGGGTCGGCCAGCCGGGCCACCGCGTCGGCGGCGGGGATCTCGGTGCGCACCTTGTAGAAGCCGGGCTGGATCGCCGAGATCGCATCGTTGCCGTCAGCGGCGTCGACGAACGCCTTGATGGTCGCGACGACCTTGCCCTCCTGCAACGTCTTGCCGATCGCCGTCGTGGAGTCGCCGTCGTGGATCTGGATGACGACGTCGTTGACGCCCTCGCCGGTGTAGTCGTTGCCGTTGCCCCCGAACACCGAGTGCCACATCCGTGAGCCGAGGAACACGGCACCGATGACGACCACCACCAGCATCGCGACCGCCGCGATCGCGGCGGTGCGGCGGCGGCGCTGGTACCGGGCCTCCCGGGCGCGCTCCTGAC contains:
- a CDS encoding endolytic transglycosylase MltG produces the protein MADDWHNDRAEPLAVGPPRRRMTRQERAREARYQRRRRTAAIAAVAMLVVVVIGAVFLGSRMWHSVFGGNGNDYTGEGVNDVVIQIHDGDSTTAIGKTLQEGKVVATIKAFVDAADGNDAISAIQPGFYKVRTEIPAADAVARLADPGNRVGKLVIPEGRQLDDVSDVKTNAVTDGIFALISKASCVDLDGDRRCVSAQDLRAAAGAATPAALGVPQWATGPVTALGADHRRLEGLIAPGTWNIDPSGTPQDILSTLISASAGQYERGGLLTTAQSLNMSPYQILTVASLVQREAKPQDFSKVARVIYNRLAENRTLEFDSTVNYALDRIEVATTDGDRAQATPWNTYVRPGLPATPICSPGQPALAAAEQPEPGDWLYFVTIDMQGTTLFTREYEQHLANIELARRNGVLDSAR